The stretch of DNA GGCTCCGGGCCGAGGAGCGCAGCGGCGTCGGGCACGAGGAGTGGTGGAGCGCCCGGGACTCCCTCTATGCGCACATGGACCGGTACCCGGTGCTGACCCGGCTGTACGAGAACGGTGCCTACGACGACCCGCCGGACCCCTTCGAGTTCGGTCTGCAGCGGGTCCTGGACGGGGTGGAGATGCTCGTCCGCACCGAAGGGCGTGACCAAACTAGTGACGAAAGTCGGTGCAAGGTGTGCGGGGAACCCGTCCCGACGGCCGGCACCGGGCGGCCGCGCGACTACTGCTCCCGCGCCTGCCGGCAGCGCGCCTACCGGATGCGCAGGAAGTGAACCGTGCGCCGGGCCGCCGCGCTGCGGGCACTGGCACAATGGCCCGGTGGAGCGGCGGCGCGGCCCCGGCGGCGCCGCCGGAGGGCGCATCGGGAAGGCGGTGAGCGGTCCATGCCGCTTCAGGCGGGGCTCGCGGAGGCGGAGGCGCTGATCGGCGGCGCCGGGCGGGTGGGCGTGCTGACCGGGGCGGGGATCTCCACCGATTCCGGCATCCCCGATTTCCGCGGCCCGCAGGGGGTGTGGACCCGGGACCCCGGGGCGGCGGCGCTCTTCGACTACGACACCTACATGGGCGACGCCGACGTGCGGCGGCGGGTGTGGCGGATGCGGCGCGCCAACCCGGCCTGGACCGCCGAGCCCAACGCCGCGCACCGGGCGCTGGCCGAACTGGACCGCTCCGGGCGGCTGCTCGGCCTGGTCACCCAGAACATCGATGGCCTGCACCAGGCCGGCGGCGTCGCCGCGGAGCGCGTCATCGAGGTGCACGGCACCATCCACGAGGTGGAGTGCACCTCCTGCGGCCGGCGCACGCCCACCCCGGAGGTGCTGGCCCGGCTGGACGAGGAGTCCGACCCGCACTGCCCGGTGTGCGGCGGCATCCAGAAGACCGCGACGATCTCCTTCGGGCAGATGCTCGACCCGGCGGTGCTGGAGGCGGCGGCCGCCACCGCCGCGGGCGCCGACCTGTTCCTGGCGATCGGCACCTCGCTGACCGTCCACCCGGCCGCCGGGCTGTGCGACGTCGCCCTGGAGCACGGCGCGCCGCTGGTCGTGGTCAACGCCGAGGACACCCCCTACGACGACCTCGCCGCCGCGGTGCTGCGCGAGCCCATCGCCGAGGCGGTGCCGGCCCTGGTCCGCGCGGCCCTCGGGGCGGACTGAACGGCGGGGGGACGATCGACGGGGGCCGGCGGGGTCTCAGCCCAGCAGGTCGGAGACGAACGAGCCGACCAGCAGCAGGGCGATCCCGGCGCTGTACAGCAGGGCGCGTCCGCGGTTCAGGTGGTCGCGGAGGGTGCGCCAGGCGTAGAGGGCGACGCCGGCGGCGACCAGTGCGCCCTCCACGACGGCGGCGGCGGCCGGCGTCTCCCACAGGCCGAGGCCGAGGAGCGGCAGGCCGCCCGCGTTGCCCGGCAGCAGCGCGATGTCGGGGCGGTGCACGACCAGGTCGAGCACCCAGTGGCTGAACACCGTACCGCCGACGATCCACCCGGCGTCGCGCCCCCATCGGCCCCGGGCGAGCACCTGCACCAGCACCCCCGCCAGCACGGCGAGGAGCA from Nocardiopsis composta encodes:
- a CDS encoding SIR2 family NAD-dependent protein deacylase, which translates into the protein MPLQAGLAEAEALIGGAGRVGVLTGAGISTDSGIPDFRGPQGVWTRDPGAAALFDYDTYMGDADVRRRVWRMRRANPAWTAEPNAAHRALAELDRSGRLLGLVTQNIDGLHQAGGVAAERVIEVHGTIHEVECTSCGRRTPTPEVLARLDEESDPHCPVCGGIQKTATISFGQMLDPAVLEAAAATAAGADLFLAIGTSLTVHPAAGLCDVALEHGAPLVVVNAEDTPYDDLAAAVLREPIAEAVPALVRAALGAD
- a CDS encoding permease, which codes for MLAGHFGVAGIVKAWRPALPMGVLLVASQASDIVFAPLSLAGVEGLEPAAPGLEGYGSLLITAEYSHALASNVLLAVLAGVLVQVLARGRWGRDAGWIVGGTVFSHWVLDLVVHRPDIALLPGNAGGLPLLGLGLWETPAAAAVVEGALVAAGVALYAWRTLRDHLNRGRALLYSAGIALLLVGSFVSDLLG